CGTAACCCCGCCCGGGACGCAGCTTCTGATGTGCCGTCAGAGGGCGTCCGGCCCTTGTGAACCGGCTCCGGGTAAGCGCGGGGACTGTAGACCCGGTGATCGACAGTGAGCCTTCTTCATCCTCATGTTGAGGCATGCCAAAGGGCGAACCGCCAGGTCTCAACGTGCTTCGACCCCATGCACCGAGCTTCAGCTTGAGACCACAGAAGTTGTGCCAGAGCCCGTTCTCGTGAACAAAGCCAGCGGCATTCGTATGCCGAGCCTGGAGCCGCGTCGTCAGCGGGGCGTGATGGAGACCCGGGGCAGGAGGGAGATCGCCGGGTTGCAGTCCCCGAAGACCACCCGCCTCGTGCGCGTGGTGGTTTCCACGAGGACGAAGCCGGTGGGTGGTAGGGCCTGGAGCTGTGTGGGCTCGACGGTGAAGTCGTAGACCCGTGTAGCAGTCTCCCCGGTCGTGGTTGACAGCGAGCGTGTGCTGTTCACGCTCTGCTGCCAGCTGTGGGAGAGCGAGCTGCCGTGCGAGCTGGACCAGCCGTCCCCCGTCGACGAGGCGCTCGTCGTGCCGTACTGCTCGCCCGTGCCGAGGCTGCGCCCGTGCGACAGAGTCTCGGCGAACTGCCGGGTCAGTTGGGTGAGGACGAAGGTGTGCTGCTGGCCGATGAACTCCGCCGCGGCCTTCGCCTCCTCACCGTTGCCGAGGCGCATGAACACCGTGGCGCTGTCGGGGCCGCCGGCCAGCGCCTCGGTTCCGTCCCGCAGGTGCTCCAGCAGCAGCAGGAGCCGTACCCCCGCCTGCCGTGCGCGCCGAGCGAGCCCTTCCAGGGCGTCACGGCCGAGGCGATCGGCGCCGGCGAGCACCAGGGTTCCCTTCTGGGGTTCGCGCGCGAGGGTGTCCAGGCCGTGGGTGAGCCGGGCGAGGAGCATGCGGTCGGCGATGTCCTTGCGGTGCCGCCCCGGGCCGGAGGTGGAGACGACGGTGAGCTGCCCCGGGCGCCACCACGGGACCGTCGGCTCGGAGGCGGTGTCTTCGGGTGCGGGGCCGCTCAGGAACGCGTCCATGAGGTCCTTGAGGTAGTGCAGTTCGTTCTGACGCCGTTCACTAGTGCCCACCGTGTCGATGGCCCCGGTGAGGGCGACCACTTCCTCGCGTGCCAGAGGCCCCGTTCCGGTCGTGCCCGTTTCGTACTGGCGGAGCAGCACGGCGAGTCCCGCCGTCAGCCGGTGGTACGTGAGCGGCGCGCGCAGTCGCGTCGTGACGGCGCGCAGCAGAGCCGCGTCGACGGTACGCAGATCCCCGTCGGTGCCCGTTGGGCGCAGCGTGGCGAGGGCATCGGCGATGGTCTCCGCCAGGTCCTCGGGCGTCGTTCCGGCCAGCAGGTCCGCGTCGAGCGACTTTCCGGGGAACGGCAGATGGGCGACGGGGATTCCGCGAAGGCGGGTGAGCCGGAAGAGTTCGAGCGCGACATGCTGCTCGGTGAGGTCCGCGACGACCAGCGCGTCTCCCGCCGTCAGGACCGAGCCGCCCACGCCCGTCAGCAGGGAGGCCCATCCGTGGCGCGAACCGCCGATGACGTCGACGCGGGCGGGGCAGGAGCGGAGGACCACCGGGTACCAGGTGTCGAGCGTCGCGCTGGTGCGCAGCTGCTCCTGCCGATGGTTTTCGAGCTCCTGGCTCCAGTGGGCGAGGAGTTGCTGGTGCTCGGCGATCCGGCGGTCGCGGTCGGCGAGCGCCGCCAGGCGCGCGGTTTCGACCCGGCGGGAGGGACGTGTGGCAGCGAGGACCACGCCGCCGACGACGACCAGGACGAGGGCGAGGAAGATGTTGAACAAGGCGCAGGCACCGATGACGACGACCGCCACGGGGATGGCGCCCGCCATGCCGCGGCGGTCGGCCGCTTCCGTCTGCAGCCGGGCGAGCTCGGGATAGAAGGGCTCCGTCCACTCCGGCGGGCAGGCCGCCGCGGGGTGGGGGAGCGGAGCCGGCGGAGGCACGTACTCCCACCCCCATCGTTCCGCCCCGTCGAAGACCTGCTCCGCAAGCTCGGCGTCGAACGTGTTTCCCTCGTCGGCCATGGCTCTCCCGCTGTCGTACGGTGTTCGTGGGCGTCCCGGCGTCCGTCGGCTTTCGTGGGCGTCCGTCGGCGTTCGGCGGTCTTCTAGTCCCCGAGCACGGGTTCGATGCCCTGGCCGAGCTCCGCCCCCTGCGAGAGCTTCGACCCAGCTGCCTGTTCCGGAGCGGGCACGCTGGCCCGGGATGCGTCGACGCCCGTTTCCCGCAACAAGGCGACGTCGGCGGCCATCTTGTTCACGGACCCGAATCCGAATCCGGCTGCGGCGGGCGTGTGCTGCGGCTGGCGGGCCTCGACGGCCGGCACCGCCTCGACCACGGGATCCTTCACTTCGAGTTCCCGCTGCGAGGCGACGACGGTGCCCATCTCGTTCACCGACCCGAATCCGTATTCGGCTGCGGCGGGTGTGCGCGACGGCTGGGGGGCCTCGATGGCCGGCACCGCCTCGACCACCGGACCCTCCACTTCGAGGCCGAGCGACAGTTCTTTCGCCTCCCCGCTCGTGTCGGAGCCAGCGCGAGGCTTGGTGGGGGAGGAGATCTCAGGGTTGGGCTCGTTCTGCCAGGCGAGCATCTCGCCCTCCTGCGGTACCCCGTCCTCGAAGCCGGAGTCCCCCCGGGCATCGGCCGCGGTCTCCTGCTCCCCGCTCTCGGGCCTGTCAGCGGGATCCGTGCCGTAGCTGTCCATGCCGCTCAATGGTCCGTGCCTTTCTTTCGGGTGAGTTCATGTGCCAGTCGTCGTGCGGACTGTTCCATCAGCACCTCCAGCCACCGGCCCGGCGCGCAGGCGAGGGTGAAGGCGCGCCGTATGTGGGTCTCCGCCACTCCACCGGTGAGGGCGGTGATCGCGTCGTACAGGCCGCTGCGTGCGACGTCGCCGACGCGCGCGTGCGGCCGGGCGGCCGCGGTGCCGGGCAGGGTCCGCACCTGGTCGCGGTGGCTGGCGGCCGAGGTTCCGGTGAGGACCAGACCCCGGGCGGCCCACTGCGCGGTCAGTTCGGCCGGGTAGGTGTGCGGCCCTTCGGGGTCGTCCCGCAGGGCGACATGGATCGTCTCCAGGACGTCGCGGAACCGGTAGCCGCCGTAGGCGAACCGCCGTGGGTCCTCGTCCGCGCTCCACCGCCCGCGCAGCAGGCCGTGGAGTGCGGTGTGCAGGTGCGCGGCGAAGTCCGGGGCGTCGACCTCGTGCCGCATGAAGGATTCGCGGGCGCCGACCGCTCGTTCCACGGCGTGGACGAGCGCGCAGTCCAGCACGCGCGGCGTTGGACCGGTCAGGTCGTCCCGCACGGCGGCCGAGGGCCCGGGCGGGGGCATGCCCATCGCCTGGTTCGTGGCGACGGCCTCCACCCAGACCAGCGTCAGGGGGGCGGCGGACAGGTGCCGGGCGTCGTTCATGACCCGCAGCGTGCACGGTTCGTCGCGGCAGGAGGACCCGCACAGGGGACTGCGGCTGCCCCGCAGCGGAGGCCGTGCCGACGCCTGCCGCGCGGACTCGTCGCGCTCGCCGTAGGGCATCGACGCCAGGACAGGCCGGTCCATGCCGTCGGCGGCCACCGCGGCAAGCCCCGGTGGGAAAGCGACCACGCTCACGCTCTGCTCGTCCTGCAGGTTCATGGTGCCGCCGACGGCCCGCCGGTCGTCCTCGGCCGGCAGCCGGTGCATGATCTTCAGAGCGCTGTTCTTGATCACGTCCGGGAGGATCTTCGTGGGGATCTGCTCGACGATGACGACGCCCTCCCCGTACGCCCGGATCTCGGCCAGCAGCGAGGCGAACAGGTCGACGGCCGCAGCGGCGGGCCCGTCCGTCACGTTCTTCAGCAGCCGGTGCGCCTCCTCCACCACCAGCACGTGTCGCAGCGGCACCGCGCCGCCGCCGTGGTGCACGCGTAGGTGCTCGACGACACGGATGAGCACGGCGCCCATCAGGAACGCCTTGTCCTGGTCGTTGGTGAGCGCCTCCAGTTCGAGGACGAAGTTCCCGCTCAGCAGTCCGCCGACGTCCAGGGGGTGCCCGCCCTCGAAGAACCGGCCAGGGGCCCCTTCCCGGAGCGAGCCGATCCGGACGTCCACGAATCCGCGGACGTTGTCCGTGACCTCCTTGCCATAGCCGATCGTCTCCACGACACGGCGAGCGGTCGCCTGGAGGTCGCCGAGGGTGGGATGGCGTGCGGCGCGGGGCACGTCCGGCTCGTTCCTGAGGTACTTGGGCCGGTGAACGGGGCGCGGTTCGCCCGTGACAAGGTCCCAGCCCGCAGCGGTGTAGCACTCGGAGAGCGAGCGGGAAAGGACCTGGGGAAACGGTTCGTCGCCTTCGAAGCACGCGAGGAAGAGCGCTCGCACCAGGTCGAGGTGGCTCTGCAGCGGGAATCCCGGCTCCGGTTCGAGAGGATTGAGGGAAGCGGGCGGCACGTCCACCGCCCCGGGACGGATCACGCCTACCTGAGGAGCACCTCGGCCTTCCGTGTTCCGGCCCTGCTCGTCCCCGCCCTTCGCGTTCCGGTCTTCCGGCGTCCAATCCTCCCGTGCCGCGGCGGCCAGCCGGCCGGCGATCCGGGCGTACTCGGCCTTGGCCGGTTCGATCACGAGCCACGGGACCGGATCCCGATGGGTCGCGAGCGCGGTGAGCAGGGAACGTACGGTCTGCGACTTGCCCGACCCCGTCGCCCCACACACGAACGCGTGCCGGTTGAGCGTCGCCCGCGTCAGCCGGAACGTTCCGGTGGGTGCTGATGCCTCGTCGAGGACATCGCCGACGGGGAAGCCGTCCTCGAGCCCCGTACGGTCGTCAGTGTCGAAGGTGACGTCGAAGCGGTTGGGGGCGAGGGCGCGGACGCCCGGAAGTTCGCGGGCCGGTGGCCGGGCGAGCGCCGCCACCAGCTCCGCGGACGCGGTGAACGCCCCGTCCTTTTGGGCAGCCTCGGCCGCCCCACCCGGCAGCGTCGCGTCCGGGGGAGCGATGCGATCGGCCGGGGCCAGGACATACGGCAGTTCGTCCAGATCACCGGCCGCGCACAGGAGGGCCGCGGACGCGTGCGCCACGCCGGGCGTCTCCGCCCCAACCAGCACGGTCACGTCCCACATTCCCGTTGCCCGTGCCCGGCACAGCTCTCGATACCGGCTCTCGTACCGGGAGACGGCCATCCGGTCGGCCTCTGAGCTGTCCCGCCGCCGCATGTGGGGGAGCCGTAACGCCAGATCCGTACGTTCCCGCTCCAGTCGCTCGTACGGCACCGGCTCGGCCAGCACCAGCCACGCGAAGGCGTCCGGAAGGTGAGCGACCGCGTCGTCGAAGGTCCCGCGCCGGCCGCCGGTCCGCTGCCGCTCACCGCCTGCGTCGATGTGCAGTGGGTCGTGAAAGCCCGTGCAGGGGACCCAGTACGGCATCCGGAGCAGCCGGGCGATGTCCCCGGGCGGAACGGTGTGGGCTGTGGCGCCGGGCGGGTAGCGCAGCGGGACCACGGTCTCCGGAGGCGGCTCGATACCAGCCGGCGGGAACCAGGGTGCTCCGCCCATCAGGAAGTGCAGCGGTCGGTGCTGCCCCGGCCGGACCCATGCGGCGGCGAGGCCGACGGGCTTTCCGCCGTCGTCCTCCACACTGTCGTCCTTCCTGCCGGTCTCCTTCCCGACGCGACTCAACACCGCGTGGGCCGCTGTCACGGCCGCCGTGAGCTGGGAACGGGTGGAGTCCGGGTCGGTCTCCTGCCTGCGCAGGCGCGGCACGGAGACGACGCGGTGGAATCGGTAGGAACTCAGATCGGGCGGTTGTACGGCCGACGTTAAGGCGGAACGACTCGTTCCGGCATGGGTGTCAGGACGTGACGACGCAGGCTCCCGTCCCTGCCGTCCACCAGTGTCGGTGCCGCTCACTCCAGACCCCCGTCCGACCGCCCGGGGCGGACCGGAGCGGTGTCGGAACATGGTCACCCAGGGAGGCGTGATTGTCAGCCCCGCGACCATGAGCACAAGTGCATTGACTCGAAGACGTACAGCGGTGGCTGGACGCGGACAGGGGCCTGCCGCTCAGCCCGGCGGCCGGACGCGGCGTGTCCCCCAGGCGCGCCGCGCCGCTCCGAGGCTACGTCCCGGTCGCTGAGGACGACTTCGTCCACCCCCTCCTCGACACCGCGATCTGCAAGGCGCTCGCTGTCGACGACCCGTACGCGGTCGACTACGACCGGGCCCACCCCGATGGGCGTCAGGCGGCGTCGCGCGTACGACTACGAGCAGATCGGCCCGGTGTGTGAGCGGGTCCTCGCGAAGGCAGGGTACGGAGCCGAGCCCGCGTCCCAGCTCGTGGCCGGCTTCGGGTCAGCCATTCGCTTCCGGCACAAGGACCACCAGCACCTGTGCCCCGTCCTGGAGAAGCTGCCCCAGGACCTGGAGGGCTGGGTGCCGTGGTCCTGCGACCTGGAGCGCGGCCACGCCGGACCGCACCACCACCGGGCGATGGAGTACCACCGGGCCGACGCCCTCGACCCTCACCGTGCGGTGCCTGAGTCGCCTGCGCGCCAGGACGCCCGCCGGGCGGATGCATGCTCCCCGCCGGTCACCCGCCTGCTCAGCGGCACTGTGACACCCACGACGAGCACCGTACGGGTTGAGGGCCGCTTGCCCACCGAGGGCGGCCGAGTTGTGCAGGGCCGCCGTGAGACGGGCTATGGCGACGGCGCCTCAGGAACCGGCCTACAGGCCAGCTCTGGCGAGGAGGGCTTCCGCCTGCTCCTCGGTGAGCACGGGTGGGGCGGCGGCCGGTGCGGGGCACGTGTGGCTGCGGTGCGACAGGAGGAAGGTCTCGGTCGGATCCTCCGTTGCCAGTGTGGACATGAGCAGCTCCCGCAGTACTGGCGGAGTGTCCGCGCGGCGCGCGATCTCGTTGCGAACGAGGACGTTCGGGTCCTCGGCCAGCAAGTCGCGGAGAACCGCAGGGAGCTGAGGATGAGCGGCAACGGCACTGCGGACACACGGATCTGGGTCGCGGGCCAGTTCCGGAGTCGGGGGTGAGCGCCTCGCGGCGGCGACGCGTGTCACCGGGTCTGCGAGGAGGGCGGGCAACAGATCAAGGGCCGGAGACCAGTGCGCGAGTGCAGCCTGGCGGACGCCCGGTTCGGAGTCCGTGAACAGAGCCCGGCGCACGGCCTCTGGGGCGTTGCGACAGTGCTGAGGGATCCACTCTCGCACGCTGGAGTTTGGGTCCTCCGCGAGACGGGTCAAGAGTTCAGTTGGCAGGTGCTCGTTCATCGTCAGGAACGACCGCACCAGGGGCTCGGGATCGTTGGCCAGGCGAGCCAGCAGTCCGGGCGGCTCGTCGGTGGCGCTGGCGGCGGCCGCGCACCGAACTGCCGGCTCCGGATGCTCCGCCAGGCGGGCCTTGGTGGAGGCCGGCACCCAGCGGTTGGCGGCGAGCGACCGCGCGGAGCCGAGCGCGATGATCTCCTCGATCTGTTCTTCGGTCAGATCCCGACGCTGCAGTGCCGCCCTGCGGCGAGCCACTGGATGCTGGAGAAGGCGCCACACCATGGGGGCGGGGAGGCCCTCTTGAACTGCTAGTGCGCTAAGTTCAAAGTCCAGGTCCATGGACCGCAGGGTAAACTGACGCACCGTATTGCCCACAGGCCGTCGCCAAGGTCCGATCTCCGCGCGGCGCACCCAACGGGGAGATCCACGAGGATCAACAGTCACTCAGCGTGGACCCTCAACAGAACCCGTGTCAGAGCCCGAAGTCGTGAACAAGCGGTAGACCCCATGGTCGCCCCTTGCGTGCCGGGGCTGCCTCCTCCTTCCGCAGAGCGGTGATGAGCGCGCTGAACCGCTGCGGGCTCAGTCCGGTGAACGGGCCTATCCAGCGGGGCTCCGATGCCGTGATCACACCAGTCATGGCGAGATCATCTCCCGGGCCTGGAGAGTCGTGTGGAGTTACGGGATCTCGGGGTACTGGGGGCGCTTCCGCTTGAGCTTGGCCAGGTCACTGAGATCGATGCCGGTGGCTTTGGCGT
The Streptomyces roseofulvus genome window above contains:
- a CDS encoding ATP-binding protein translates to MSGTDTGGRQGREPASSRPDTHAGTSRSALTSAVQPPDLSSYRFHRVVSVPRLRRQETDPDSTRSQLTAAVTAAHAVLSRVGKETGRKDDSVEDDGGKPVGLAAAWVRPGQHRPLHFLMGGAPWFPPAGIEPPPETVVPLRYPPGATAHTVPPGDIARLLRMPYWVPCTGFHDPLHIDAGGERQRTGGRRGTFDDAVAHLPDAFAWLVLAEPVPYERLERERTDLALRLPHMRRRDSSEADRMAVSRYESRYRELCRARATGMWDVTVLVGAETPGVAHASAALLCAAGDLDELPYVLAPADRIAPPDATLPGGAAEAAQKDGAFTASAELVAALARPPARELPGVRALAPNRFDVTFDTDDRTGLEDGFPVGDVLDEASAPTGTFRLTRATLNRHAFVCGATGSGKSQTVRSLLTALATHRDPVPWLVIEPAKAEYARIAGRLAAAAREDWTPEDRNAKGGDEQGRNTEGRGAPQVGVIRPGAVDVPPASLNPLEPEPGFPLQSHLDLVRALFLACFEGDEPFPQVLSRSLSECYTAAGWDLVTGEPRPVHRPKYLRNEPDVPRAARHPTLGDLQATARRVVETIGYGKEVTDNVRGFVDVRIGSLREGAPGRFFEGGHPLDVGGLLSGNFVLELEALTNDQDKAFLMGAVLIRVVEHLRVHHGGGAVPLRHVLVVEEAHRLLKNVTDGPAAAAVDLFASLLAEIRAYGEGVVIVEQIPTKILPDVIKNSALKIMHRLPAEDDRRAVGGTMNLQDEQSVSVVAFPPGLAAVAADGMDRPVLASMPYGERDESARQASARPPLRGSRSPLCGSSCRDEPCTLRVMNDARHLSAAPLTLVWVEAVATNQAMGMPPPGPSAAVRDDLTGPTPRVLDCALVHAVERAVGARESFMRHEVDAPDFAAHLHTALHGLLRGRWSADEDPRRFAYGGYRFRDVLETIHVALRDDPEGPHTYPAELTAQWAARGLVLTGTSAASHRDQVRTLPGTAAARPHARVGDVARSGLYDAITALTGGVAETHIRRAFTLACAPGRWLEVLMEQSARRLAHELTRKKGTDH